From one Dyella sp. 2HG41-7 genomic stretch:
- a CDS encoding BON domain-containing protein gives MRNLSYLRKSLATGILMAFTAAPFCLMAQSASSPSSMPQQQQPSSMQQQQAPSSMTPSSTSDQSTSSNSSSNETVPGKVDDTWITTKVKSKFAAAKGIKASDITVNTSDGAVTLTGTATSKSEKNHAVRLAKGVKGVKTVDASGLTVGSSSSSSSGGSSSGSESSSPSSGATNPSGGSTNPSGGSPNPSGG, from the coding sequence ATGCGTAACCTGTCTTATCTGCGCAAATCCCTCGCCACCGGTATCTTGATGGCCTTTACGGCGGCGCCGTTCTGCCTGATGGCACAGAGCGCATCATCGCCATCATCCATGCCGCAGCAACAACAGCCGTCGTCGATGCAGCAGCAACAAGCACCATCGTCGATGACGCCGTCGTCGACCTCGGATCAATCGACTTCCAGCAACAGTTCCAGCAACGAAACGGTTCCGGGCAAAGTCGACGACACCTGGATTACAACCAAGGTGAAGTCCAAATTCGCCGCTGCCAAGGGCATCAAGGCGTCCGATATCACCGTGAATACCTCCGATGGCGCCGTCACGTTGACCGGCACGGCCACTTCGAAATCGGAGAAGAACCACGCGGTTCGCCTCGCTAAAGGCGTGAAAGGTGTGAAGACCGTGGACGCGTCGGGCCTGACCGTAGGCAGCTCGTCGAGCAGCTCATCCGGCGGCAGCTCATCGGGTAGCGAGAGCAGCAGCCCGTCTAGTGGCGCCACCAATCCGTCGGGCGGTAGTACCAATCCTTCGGGTGGCAGCCCTAACCCATCTGGCGGGTAA